A genomic segment from Candidatus Methylomirabilota bacterium encodes:
- the fba gene encoding fructose-bisphosphate aldolase class II (catalyzes the reversible aldol condensation of dihydroxyacetonephosphate and glyceraldehyde 3-phosphate in the Calvin cycle, glycolysis, and/or gluconeogenesis): MSLVSMRQLLDHAAEHGYGVPAFNVNNMEQIQAIMEAAHEVDSPVIMQASAGARKYAGEPFLRHLFLAASEMYPDIPVVVHQDHGASPAVCIASIRSGFSSVMMDGSLLADGKTPSSYEYNVATTAHIVDVAHAIGVSVEGELGCLGSLETGTGEKEDSHGAEGTLSRDQLLTDPEQAAQFVKATRVDALAIAIGTSHGAYKFSQKPQGDVLVMERVKAIHARIPDTHLVMHGSSSVPQEWLKIIREFGGDMPQTYGVPIEEIQLGIKHGVRKVNIDTDLRLAATGAIRRDLAQNKKNFDPRKFLTAATKAMRQICKERYEQLGSAGHASKIRPICLDDMARRYTKGELDPRVN, translated from the coding sequence ATGTCACTCGTTTCGATGCGACAGTTACTCGATCACGCCGCCGAGCATGGGTATGGCGTCCCCGCCTTTAACGTGAACAATATGGAACAGATTCAGGCGATCATGGAGGCAGCCCATGAGGTAGACAGCCCGGTCATTATGCAGGCCTCCGCCGGCGCCCGCAAGTATGCCGGTGAACCATTTCTCCGCCATCTGTTTCTGGCGGCGTCGGAGATGTATCCCGATATCCCGGTCGTTGTCCACCAGGATCACGGCGCATCCCCAGCGGTGTGTATCGCGTCGATCCGCTCCGGATTCAGCAGTGTCATGATGGACGGCTCGCTCCTGGCCGACGGTAAGACCCCGTCGTCGTATGAGTATAATGTTGCGACAACGGCTCATATTGTTGATGTGGCCCACGCGATCGGCGTATCGGTGGAAGGGGAACTGGGTTGCCTTGGCTCCCTCGAAACCGGGACTGGCGAGAAGGAAGACAGCCACGGCGCCGAGGGAACGCTCTCCCGGGATCAACTCCTGACCGACCCCGAGCAGGCCGCGCAGTTTGTCAAGGCGACCAGAGTGGATGCCCTGGCTATTGCCATCGGCACCAGCCACGGGGCCTATAAATTTTCCCAGAAGCCGCAGGGCGATGTCCTTGTGATGGAGCGGGTTAAAGCGATCCATGCGCGTATTCCGGACACCCACCTGGTCATGCACGGCTCCTCCAGCGTTCCACAGGAGTGGCTGAAGATCATCAGGGAGTTTGGTGGCGACATGCCGCAGACCTACGGGGTGCCGATCGAAGAGATTCAGCTTGGGATCAAGCATGGGGTGCGGAAGGTGAACATCGACACCGATCTGCGTCTGGCGGCCACCGGTGCTATTCGACGGGATCTGGCGCAGAATAAGAAGAACTTTGATCCGCGGAAGTTCCTGACGGCGGCCACCAAGGCGATGCGGCAGATCTGTAAAGAGCGCTATGAACAGTTGGGGAGCGCCGGTCACGCGAGCAAGATCCGTCCGATCTGTCTGGATGATATGGCCCGCCGCTACACCAAGGGCGAGCTCGACCCGCGCGTCAACTAG
- a CDS encoding ribulose-phosphate 3-epimerase — translation MTTYKIAPSILSADFARLGEEVRAVDAAGADYIHVDVMDNHFVPNLTIGPAVVAAIRPHTAKPLDVHLMIEPVDQIIPDFAKSGADIITVHPEATRHLDRTIQLIKSLGCRAGVSLNPASPIAWLDYVLERLDLVLVMSVNPGFGGQSFIDYVLPKITALRHRIDALGKAIDLEVDGGVKAENVRRVADAGADTFVAGSAIFGTSDYAATIAQFRTALGGAKSWC, via the coding sequence GTGACTACGTATAAGATCGCCCCTTCGATTCTGTCTGCCGACTTTGCCAGACTGGGTGAAGAGGTGCGCGCCGTCGATGCGGCCGGCGCCGACTACATCCACGTTGATGTAATGGACAATCACTTTGTGCCGAATCTCACCATCGGGCCGGCCGTGGTCGCTGCGATCCGACCCCACACGGCCAAGCCGCTGGATGTTCACCTGATGATCGAGCCGGTAGACCAGATCATCCCCGACTTTGCGAAAAGTGGGGCTGACATCATCACGGTCCATCCGGAGGCGACCCGCCATCTGGATCGAACGATCCAGCTCATCAAGAGTCTCGGCTGTCGCGCAGGTGTCTCTCTCAATCCGGCGAGCCCCATCGCCTGGCTGGACTATGTGCTGGAGCGGCTGGATCTGGTGCTGGTGATGAGCGTCAACCCCGGCTTCGGCGGCCAAAGTTTCATCGACTACGTGCTGCCGAAGATCACAGCCCTGCGACACCGCATCGACGCTCTTGGGAAGGCGATCGACCTGGAGGTGGACGGCGGCGTAAAAGCAGAGAACGTCCGTCGCGTTGCGGACGCCGGAGCCGACACTTTCGTGGCGGGTTCCGCTATCTTCGGGACTTCCGACTACGCGGCCACCATAGCCCAGTTTCGGACTGCCCTTGGCGGTGCAAAAAGTTGGTGTTGA
- a CDS encoding aconitate hydratase — protein sequence MGMNLVQKIFEAHLVAGELVPGKEVAIRIDQTLTQDATGTMAYLQFEAMGIPRVKTKLSVSYVDHNMLQTGFENADDHRFLQSIAAKYGIYFSRPGNGICHQVHLERFSAPGQTLLGSDSHTPTCGGVGMIAIGAGGLDVAVAMGGGPFYLPMPKAMLIRLNGRLGPWVSAKDIILEVLRRLTVKGGVGKILEYGGEGVASLSVPERATITNMGAELGATTSIFPSDEQTRRYLAAQGRESSWVSLAPDPDATYDELLEIDLDRLEPMVARPSSPDNVCPVSEVEGTKISQVCVGSCTNSSFQDLMTVATMLKGKTVHPDISFTVTPGSKQVYTMIAANGALTDLIAAGGRILESACGPCIGMGQAPASGTASLRSFNRNFEGRSGAPNDKVYLSSPEVCAASALAGKIVHPKRIGQPASISLPEKFTLDDNLIVPPSPHPEQVEIMRGPNIKPVPIRGELPSTIEGEVLLKMGDNISTDHILPAGSKILPLRSNIPAIAEYAFSRIDPEFAKRAKEKGGGFVVGGSNYGQGSSREHAALAPMYLGLKAAIAKSFARIHRANLINFGILPLIFMDETAYDTVAQGDHLRIEQLAQQIREGRQIIVRNVTKETNFMVRHDLTSREVDIVLAGGMLNYTIKATA from the coding sequence ATGGGGATGAACCTGGTCCAAAAGATTTTTGAGGCCCACCTGGTCGCTGGAGAGCTGGTCCCGGGCAAAGAGGTCGCGATCCGGATCGACCAGACGCTGACGCAGGATGCGACCGGGACGATGGCCTATCTGCAATTCGAGGCAATGGGCATCCCCCGGGTGAAGACGAAGCTGTCGGTCAGCTACGTAGACCATAACATGCTGCAGACCGGTTTCGAAAACGCCGACGATCATCGGTTCCTGCAGAGCATTGCGGCCAAGTACGGCATCTACTTCTCGCGTCCGGGGAATGGGATCTGCCACCAGGTTCACCTGGAGCGATTCAGTGCGCCTGGTCAGACGTTGCTCGGCTCTGACAGCCACACCCCCACCTGCGGCGGCGTCGGGATGATCGCCATCGGAGCGGGCGGCCTGGATGTCGCCGTCGCCATGGGGGGCGGTCCCTTCTATCTCCCGATGCCGAAGGCCATGCTGATCAGACTAAATGGTCGATTGGGCCCGTGGGTCTCGGCCAAAGACATTATCCTGGAGGTCTTGCGGCGGCTTACCGTAAAAGGCGGCGTAGGGAAGATTCTGGAATACGGCGGGGAGGGAGTAGCCAGCCTCAGTGTGCCGGAGCGAGCCACGATCACCAATATGGGGGCTGAGTTGGGCGCGACGACGTCCATCTTTCCAAGCGACGAGCAGACACGCCGCTATCTCGCGGCGCAGGGCCGCGAGAGTAGTTGGGTCTCCCTGGCGCCCGATCCCGATGCCACTTATGACGAACTGCTGGAGATCGACCTGGACCGACTGGAGCCGATGGTGGCCCGGCCTTCAAGCCCGGACAATGTCTGCCCGGTCTCCGAGGTCGAAGGGACCAAGATCTCACAGGTCTGCGTCGGAAGCTGCACGAACTCCTCGTTCCAGGATCTGATGACGGTCGCGACGATGCTGAAGGGCAAGACCGTCCACCCGGACATCAGCTTCACGGTCACACCAGGTTCCAAGCAGGTCTACACTATGATCGCCGCCAATGGCGCGCTGACCGATCTGATCGCAGCGGGCGGACGGATCCTCGAGTCGGCCTGCGGCCCGTGCATCGGCATGGGGCAGGCGCCGGCCAGCGGGACGGCATCGCTCAGAAGCTTTAATCGGAACTTCGAGGGCAGGAGCGGCGCGCCCAACGACAAAGTGTATCTGTCCAGTCCGGAGGTCTGCGCGGCCTCCGCCCTGGCCGGCAAAATCGTTCACCCGAAGCGCATCGGCCAACCCGCTTCAATCAGTCTGCCGGAGAAGTTCACCCTCGACGATAATCTGATCGTCCCGCCCTCGCCCCACCCGGAGCAGGTCGAGATTATGCGGGGCCCCAACATCAAGCCGGTACCGATCCGGGGGGAGTTGCCTTCCACCATCGAGGGCGAGGTCCTCCTGAAGATGGGCGACAACATCTCTACCGATCATATCCTGCCTGCCGGCTCGAAGATCTTGCCCTTGCGCAGCAACATTCCGGCCATCGCGGAGTACGCCTTCAGCCGGATCGATCCGGAGTTCGCCAAGCGCGCAAAAGAGAAGGGCGGCGGTTTCGTGGTCGGGGGCAGCAACTATGGCCAAGGCTCCAGCCGGGAGCACGCTGCCCTCGCGCCGATGTACCTCGGCCTCAAGGCGGCTATCGCCAAGTCGTTCGCCCGCATCCATCGGGCCAACCTGATTAACTTCGGGATCCTCCCGCTGATCTTCATGGATGAGACAGCGTATGACACAGTCGCGCAGGGTGACCATCTGCGAATCGAACAACTCGCGCAACAGATCCGAGAGGGACGGCAGATTATCGTGCGCAATGTCACAAAAGAGACGAACTTTATGGTCAGACATGATCTCACCTCTCGGGAGGTGGACATCGTCCTGGCCGGTGGGATGCTGAACTATACTATCAAGGCGACAGCCTAG
- the acs gene encoding acetate--CoA ligase: protein MAITKSPSNTPISAPLKERRKFRPPATFAKRAVVNKASVYKEASKDPVRFWERQAKALHWFKSWKRVLQWKAPHAKWFIGGKLNVAYNCLDRHVNGSLRTKAALIWEGEPGESRTFTYWDLYREVNRFAAALKRHGVKKGDRITIYMPMIPEVAIAMLACARIGAPHSVIFGGFSPEAVRDRILDADSALVITADGGYRRGAVVPLKKNTDEALRACPGVKTVIVVKRTGQAIDMEPGRDVWWTDFIKDAPARCAPEIMDAEDMLFLLYTSGSTGKPKGIIHTTGGYLTGVAATHKWVFDIQDNDVYWCTADVGWVTGHSYVVYGPLANGATTVMYEGSPDYPDKDRFWRLIEKHGITICYTAPTAIRTFMKWGEEYPKRCDLSSLRLLGTVGEPINPEAWVWYWQVIGGGRCPVVDTWWQTETGHILITPLPGITTLKPGSAARPFPGIDAEVVDENGRPAATGYLVLRQPWPGMLRGIWGDSDRFTKEYWSKYKGIYFTGDGAGRDKDGDFWLLGRVDDVMNVSGHRVSTAEVESALVDHSYVAEAAVIGRTHEIKGQAVAAFVTIRDGIRPTPELQTEIKAHVVKKIGAFARPDDLIFTAELPKTRSGKIMRRLLRDIAEGRALGDTTTLADANVVAELKAKYGES from the coding sequence ATGGCGATCACCAAGAGCCCAAGCAACACCCCGATCAGCGCCCCTCTGAAGGAGAGACGGAAGTTCAGACCGCCGGCGACGTTCGCCAAGCGCGCGGTTGTGAATAAGGCCTCCGTCTATAAGGAGGCGTCGAAGGATCCGGTCAGGTTCTGGGAGCGCCAGGCGAAGGCCCTTCACTGGTTCAAGTCGTGGAAACGGGTCCTCCAATGGAAGGCGCCGCACGCCAAGTGGTTTATAGGTGGCAAGCTCAACGTCGCTTACAACTGCCTCGACCGCCATGTAAACGGCTCCTTGCGCACCAAGGCAGCCCTCATCTGGGAGGGAGAGCCGGGCGAGAGCAGGACCTTCACGTACTGGGATCTGTATCGTGAGGTGAACCGCTTCGCGGCGGCCCTCAAGCGGCACGGCGTCAAGAAGGGGGATCGAATCACCATCTATATGCCGATGATCCCGGAGGTCGCCATCGCGATGCTGGCGTGCGCGCGAATCGGCGCGCCTCACAGCGTAATCTTCGGCGGCTTCTCACCGGAGGCGGTCAGGGACCGCATCCTTGACGCCGACTCGGCCCTCGTGATTACGGCAGACGGCGGCTACCGTCGGGGCGCGGTGGTACCGCTCAAGAAGAACACGGATGAGGCGCTCAGGGCGTGTCCAGGTGTCAAGACGGTGATCGTCGTGAAGCGGACCGGGCAGGCCATAGACATGGAGCCAGGCCGGGACGTCTGGTGGACCGATTTCATTAAGGATGCGCCGGCCAGGTGCGCCCCGGAGATCATGGACGCCGAGGACATGCTCTTTCTCCTCTATACCTCCGGTTCGACCGGGAAACCGAAAGGAATCATTCACACCACAGGCGGCTATCTGACCGGGGTCGCCGCTACGCATAAGTGGGTCTTCGATATCCAGGACAACGATGTCTACTGGTGCACAGCTGACGTGGGCTGGGTGACTGGTCATTCATACGTCGTCTACGGGCCGCTGGCCAACGGGGCCACTACCGTCATGTATGAGGGAAGCCCGGACTACCCGGATAAGGATCGCTTCTGGCGTCTCATCGAGAAGCATGGGATTACGATATGCTACACGGCGCCGACGGCCATCCGCACCTTTATGAAGTGGGGCGAAGAATACCCGAAGCGTTGCGACCTATCGAGCCTTCGCCTGCTCGGTACCGTCGGCGAGCCGATCAATCCCGAGGCGTGGGTCTGGTACTGGCAGGTGATCGGCGGCGGCCGCTGTCCGGTGGTGGACACCTGGTGGCAGACTGAAACCGGCCATATCCTCATCACGCCGCTGCCGGGGATTACCACGCTCAAGCCCGGCTCGGCGGCCCGCCCCTTCCCGGGGATCGACGCTGAGGTCGTGGATGAGAACGGCAGGCCTGCCGCGACCGGCTACCTGGTGCTTCGCCAGCCCTGGCCCGGCATGCTCCGCGGGATCTGGGGCGATTCGGACCGCTTTACCAAGGAGTACTGGTCGAAGTATAAGGGTATCTACTTCACCGGTGACGGGGCCGGCCGAGACAAGGATGGTGATTTCTGGCTGTTGGGTCGCGTCGATGACGTCATGAACGTGTCAGGGCATCGCGTCTCGACGGCGGAGGTTGAGTCTGCCCTCGTGGATCACTCCTACGTAGCTGAAGCGGCCGTCATCGGTCGTACCCACGAGATCAAGGGGCAGGCCGTCGCCGCCTTCGTGACCATTCGTGACGGCATCAGGCCCACTCCCGAACTCCAAACCGAGATCAAGGCGCATGTTGTCAAGAAGATCGGCGCCTTCGCCAGACCGGACGACCTGATCTTCACGGCCGAGCTGCCCAAAACCCGGAGCGGCAAGATCATGCGTCGCCTGCTTCGTGACATTGCTGAAGGTCGCGCGTTGGGCGATACCACCACACTGGCAGACGCCAATGTGGTGGCTGAGCTCAAGGCCAAGTACGGCGAGTCGTAG
- a CDS encoding acetyltransferase: MFLKDRQTGHLVEVIDLSALFDPHQSVVMGRIHAGEEMQDPAGFDKSDLIFPSGECLPRYWVDVHYKSAAG; encoded by the coding sequence ATGTTCTTAAAAGACAGACAGACCGGTCACCTGGTAGAGGTCATTGATCTTTCTGCGCTGTTTGATCCACATCAGTCGGTTGTGATGGGCCGAATCCATGCCGGCGAGGAGATGCAGGATCCTGCCGGTTTTGATAAGTCCGATCTGATCTTCCCCTCCGGCGAGTGCCTGCCGCGCTACTGGGTGGATGTGCACTACAAAAGCGCCGCGGGGTAG
- a CDS encoding DUF72 domain-containing protein, which yields MNGALEKRVRIGTSGWSYPRGQGRWNGIFYPAKPKNELELYSQVFNAVEVNSTFYRLLDSETARAWVTITPRNFEFAIKVWQKFTHPGMFKKATGAEPEVTQTDYDNFKRGIQPIAEECKLACLLIQFSEWFARTPQRQDTLSNLLRQFQDYPMAVELRHASWDEHSKETRALLEAFNAGWACIDMPQLKDTIKQELEPQKLLYLRFHGRNREKWRQHETAEERYDYLYSEAELKPFTEKVREIVAAGESKVLIFFNNHVRGQAPANALMMARQIGLPPTATVREEFAKAFPAINEAVKAIAA from the coding sequence ATGAACGGGGCTCTTGAAAAGCGCGTCCGGATCGGCACCTCTGGCTGGTCGTATCCAAGAGGGCAGGGGAGATGGAACGGGATCTTCTATCCCGCAAAGCCCAAGAACGAGTTGGAACTCTACAGCCAGGTCTTCAACGCCGTGGAGGTAAACTCTACCTTTTATCGACTACTCGATTCCGAGACGGCAAGGGCGTGGGTCACGATTACGCCCAGGAATTTTGAGTTTGCGATCAAGGTCTGGCAGAAGTTCACACATCCGGGGATGTTCAAGAAGGCGACCGGCGCCGAGCCGGAGGTAACGCAGACAGATTACGATAACTTCAAGCGCGGCATCCAACCGATTGCCGAGGAATGCAAGCTCGCCTGCCTGCTGATCCAGTTCTCCGAGTGGTTTGCGCGCACGCCTCAGCGCCAGGATACGCTGTCCAACCTTCTACGGCAGTTTCAAGACTACCCCATGGCTGTCGAGTTGCGCCACGCCTCGTGGGACGAGCACAGCAAAGAGACCAGGGCGCTGCTGGAAGCGTTCAATGCGGGCTGGGCCTGCATCGACATGCCGCAGTTGAAGGATACGATCAAGCAGGAACTGGAGCCCCAAAAGTTACTGTACCTGCGCTTCCACGGCAGGAACCGCGAAAAGTGGAGGCAACATGAGACGGCAGAGGAGCGGTATGACTACCTGTATTCAGAAGCGGAACTGAAACCGTTCACGGAGAAGGTTCGGGAGATCGTAGCGGCTGGAGAGAGCAAGGTGCTGATCTTCTTCAACAACCACGTGCGAGGCCAGGCCCCGGCGAATGCCTTGATGATGGCGCGTCAGATCGGACTACCGCCTACAGCGACCGTCCGCGAGGAGTTCGCCAAGGCGTTTCCTGCGATCAACGAGGCTGTTAAGGCAATTGCGGCCTGA
- a CDS encoding DUF1318 domain-containing protein, translating to MRNHRKSLVMLALSALFSFAACAVITVNVYFPEKDVKSAYKSLEEELLQTPKKEQQEAPAEPPKSSLRQGRQPLLVMTRAWHMALVTEAMAQDDLSRRITEEIKTYPEVIAAYRGIGQRLARLNQLRDQGLVGEANDGKAAFRVSPSQVGEAEAALLREVNQDREVIINGMAKAILKLTKQEGTVANLARVKTQAAETFASIRRDAAHPGWLVQLPNGTWARK from the coding sequence ATGCGCAACCACCGAAAATCGCTTGTCATGCTCGCCTTGAGCGCTCTATTCAGCTTCGCCGCGTGCGCGGTCATTACCGTCAACGTCTATTTTCCGGAAAAGGATGTCAAGTCGGCCTACAAGTCGCTGGAAGAGGAGTTGCTGCAGACTCCAAAGAAGGAACAGCAAGAAGCGCCGGCAGAGCCGCCGAAGTCAAGCCTACGGCAAGGGCGACAACCGCTGCTGGTCATGACACGTGCATGGCACATGGCACTGGTGACTGAAGCCATGGCCCAGGACGATCTCTCGCGGCGAATTACGGAGGAGATTAAGACCTATCCGGAGGTAATCGCCGCGTATAGAGGGATCGGCCAGCGGCTCGCGAGACTCAACCAACTTCGAGATCAAGGATTGGTGGGTGAGGCGAACGATGGAAAGGCGGCGTTTCGCGTGAGCCCGTCGCAAGTGGGCGAGGCGGAAGCCGCGTTGCTGCGGGAGGTGAACCAAGATCGGGAGGTGATTATCAACGGGATGGCCAAAGCGATCCTCAAGCTTACTAAGCAAGAGGGAACCGTTGCGAATCTGGCGAGGGTAAAGACGCAGGCCGCCGAGACCTTTGCCTCGATCCGCCGCGACGCGGCTCACCCTGGCTGGTTGGTACAGCTTCCGAACGGAACCTGGGCACGTAAGTGA
- a CDS encoding OsmC family protein, translated as MSEHDVTVTWRRTSETFEYEVYNRDHSWSFDGGVQVRASAAPAYHGDPDCVDPEEAYVAALSGCHMLTFLAVASRKRLTVDAYEDHATGFLEKNIHGKLAVTRIVLRPRVRFSGSVTLSHGELLRLHEQAHQGCIIANSILATVTIEPVD; from the coding sequence ATGTCGGAGCACGACGTAACCGTCACGTGGCGGCGCACATCCGAGACTTTCGAGTACGAGGTCTATAACCGCGATCACTCCTGGTCGTTCGACGGCGGCGTTCAGGTTCGCGCATCCGCAGCACCCGCCTATCACGGCGACCCCGACTGCGTCGATCCCGAGGAGGCGTATGTCGCGGCCCTCTCCGGTTGTCACATGCTGACCTTTCTGGCTGTTGCGTCACGCAAGCGACTGACGGTCGATGCGTACGAAGACCACGCGACCGGGTTTCTGGAGAAGAATATACATGGTAAGCTGGCCGTGACGCGGATCGTTCTTCGACCGCGAGTCCGGTTCAGCGGCTCTGTGACGCTATCTCACGGCGAACTCCTGAGACTCCACGAGCAGGCGCATCAAGGCTGCATTATTGCCAATTCGATATTGGCAACCGTTACGATCGAGCCGGTCGACTGA
- the glpX gene encoding class II fructose-bisphosphatase, protein MSNVSTMNGCLGRDLALELVRVTEAAALAAGRWMGRGQKDAGDEAAVHAMRAMLRTVDIDGVVVIGEGEKDEAPMLFNGETVGTGHGPAVDVAVDPVEGTSLLAHGRPDSIAVIGVAPRGTMWSPGPGFYMSKLVVGREARDAISPLSLAAPVADTLAAIGEAKHKAVADLTVFILDKPRHAGLIADVRAAGARVLTRTDGDVAGALMAATPGSGVDILMGIGGTPEGVIAACAVRALGGAMLGQLAPQKPGEREALVDAGLDINRVLTERDLVSSEDVFFAATGITDGLLMHGVRYSDNVSTTHSIVMRGKSRTRRTIQAEHCPDELKTIKLCHEI, encoded by the coding sequence ATGAGCAATGTGTCGACGATGAATGGGTGCCTGGGGCGCGACCTTGCGCTCGAACTGGTCCGCGTGACCGAGGCCGCCGCGTTGGCCGCGGGGCGATGGATGGGACGCGGGCAAAAAGACGCGGGCGATGAGGCGGCCGTCCATGCCATGCGGGCGATGCTCAGGACGGTCGATATCGACGGTGTGGTTGTCATCGGCGAAGGCGAGAAAGACGAGGCGCCCATGCTTTTCAATGGCGAGACGGTCGGGACCGGCCACGGACCTGCCGTGGACGTGGCGGTGGACCCGGTGGAGGGGACCAGTCTGCTGGCGCATGGCCGGCCGGATTCGATCGCTGTGATCGGCGTGGCGCCCCGCGGTACGATGTGGTCCCCCGGCCCCGGCTTTTACATGAGCAAACTGGTGGTCGGACGCGAGGCGCGGGACGCCATCTCTCCTTTGAGTCTCGCCGCGCCTGTGGCCGACACGCTTGCGGCTATCGGTGAGGCGAAGCATAAGGCCGTGGCGGACCTTACGGTATTCATCCTCGATAAGCCGCGCCATGCCGGACTCATCGCCGATGTGCGAGCTGCCGGCGCGCGCGTGTTGACGCGCACCGATGGCGACGTGGCCGGCGCGCTGATGGCTGCGACGCCCGGTTCGGGGGTGGATATTCTGATGGGCATCGGCGGGACGCCGGAAGGCGTCATCGCGGCCTGTGCCGTGCGCGCATTGGGCGGGGCGATGTTGGGTCAACTGGCTCCCCAGAAACCCGGCGAGCGCGAGGCGTTGGTCGATGCGGGTCTCGATATCAACCGGGTTCTCACCGAGCGAGACCTTGTGTCCAGTGAGGATGTGTTCTTTGCGGCGACAGGCATTACCGATGGTCTGTTGATGCATGGCGTACGATATTCGGACAACGTCTCGACGACTCACTCGATCGTGATGCGTGGCAAGAGCCGGACGAGGCGCACGATTCAGGCGGAACACTGCCCGGATGAACTAAAGACTATCAAGTTGTGTCACGAGATTTAA
- a CDS encoding O-antigen ligase family protein: MPFFDRLLPWMLAALLIFTPLAFGTVEVWSIAIAELLVLFMGVIWTLRMIRDGAIEFQPTALNTPVFLLLTLMLLQMLPLPLSAIRLLSPAAYSVYIDGASALNLQMGWRTISLDPIATREEFLRVLAYVALFWILFNNFRERREIERVIVIIIGMGLFLAVLGITQLFSGGGKIYWVHVLPYGGLPFGPYVNRNHFAGYMEIAIPLTIGYLLVQAPVRKGRLTIRQRFLLWTSQQTSKSVLLMFAAIFMGAALLLTGSRGGLVSFVGSMVFFVVMATMRRASHSKGRRLALAFFGLVLIAAVWMGGNRAFLSMERLEQTFQEPTVEERSILWQDTLRMAGDYLRLGSGFNTFEEVFPTYKTSTAQMIFQYAHNDYLQLLAEGGIGAFCLVIWCLIVWYRDLFGRWLVRQDPFAGIMTLAGMTAVFAMLIHSLTDFNLHIPANAIVTVTVLAITLNAVRVISPGRAVNGQPERPSLYDNQEQN, translated from the coding sequence ATGCCCTTCTTCGACCGTCTCCTCCCATGGATGCTTGCCGCCCTGCTGATTTTTACGCCGCTCGCCTTCGGCACCGTCGAGGTCTGGTCCATCGCAATCGCCGAATTACTGGTACTCTTCATGGGGGTTATCTGGACCCTTCGGATGATACGGGATGGAGCAATCGAATTCCAGCCAACAGCGCTGAATACCCCGGTGTTTCTTCTTCTGACTCTGATGCTCTTGCAAATGCTCCCCTTACCTTTGAGTGCGATCAGGCTACTTTCGCCTGCAGCGTATTCGGTCTACATCGATGGCGCATCTGCCCTTAATCTTCAGATGGGATGGCGGACGATCTCACTCGATCCGATCGCCACCCGTGAAGAGTTCCTGAGAGTTCTGGCCTACGTCGCGCTGTTCTGGATCCTATTCAACAACTTCCGGGAGCGCAGAGAGATCGAGAGGGTTATCGTTATCATCATCGGCATGGGTCTGTTTCTGGCGGTGCTCGGGATCACGCAACTTTTTTCCGGAGGCGGTAAGATCTACTGGGTTCACGTGCTGCCGTATGGCGGGTTGCCCTTTGGCCCCTATGTTAATAGGAACCATTTCGCCGGCTACATGGAGATTGCCATCCCGTTGACCATTGGATATCTCTTGGTCCAGGCTCCCGTACGCAAGGGGCGTCTCACCATCAGGCAACGATTCCTCCTGTGGACCTCCCAGCAGACCAGTAAATCGGTGCTGCTTATGTTTGCCGCGATATTTATGGGCGCCGCGTTATTGCTGACCGGCTCTCGCGGCGGCCTTGTCAGTTTCGTAGGCTCCATGGTGTTTTTCGTTGTCATGGCGACAATGAGGCGAGCATCGCATTCAAAGGGGAGGCGGCTGGCGCTTGCTTTCTTCGGCCTCGTGCTGATCGCCGCCGTGTGGATGGGGGGAAACCGCGCATTCCTGTCGATGGAACGGCTCGAACAAACATTTCAGGAACCAACTGTGGAAGAGCGATCGATTCTCTGGCAAGACACCCTTCGGATGGCCGGGGATTATCTCCGCTTGGGTTCCGGTTTCAACACCTTCGAAGAAGTGTTCCCGACATACAAGACCTCCACTGCCCAGATGATTTTCCAATACGCACACAACGATTACCTGCAACTGCTGGCTGAAGGCGGCATCGGCGCTTTCTGCCTCGTTATCTGGTGCCTCATTGTCTGGTATCGAGATCTGTTCGGAAGGTGGCTGGTGCGCCAAGATCCGTTTGCCGGCATCATGACATTGGCCGGCATGACTGCCGTCTTTGCTATGCTCATCCACAGCCTTACGGATTTCAACCTGCATATCCCGGCAAACGCTATCGTCACGGTCACGGTATTGGCT
- a CDS encoding DUF433 domain-containing protein encodes MIDWRRYLSSDPLICHGQLCAKGTRVFVTNILDSLAEGASREEILRSYPSLKPEHIDAAIAYAAELAHEEAKCRSTT; translated from the coding sequence ATGATTGACTGGCGGCGATACCTCAGCAGCGACCCGCTGATTTGCCACGGCCAACTCTGCGCCAAGGGGACACGCGTCTTTGTTACGAATATCCTCGACAGCCTTGCCGAGGGAGCGAGCAGGGAAGAGATTCTCCGAAGCTATCCGTCGCTGAAGCCCGAACACATCGACGCCGCCATCGCCTATGCGGCTGAGCTGGCGCATGAGGAGGCTAAATGTCGGAGCACGACGTAA